Part of the Falco cherrug isolate bFalChe1 chromosome 1, bFalChe1.pri, whole genome shotgun sequence genome, GGCAACACAGCAGACTGCCAACTATAACACCATCTGTCTGCAAGAAAGAGCCAGGAAAACAAaccttaaaatagaaaaagaacacGATAAGATTGTTGCTGCTCTCTTTCATAGATAGAACACAGATAGAACCTTTGACCCTTAGAAACATTGTCAGTGTTTACATATATAgctacatatttataaatatttgcacATTTACAAATGCCAGTCCACTGAGAGATGTATCTGGGAAATTCAGGGGGaggagtaaaaaagaaaatcaagtctGAAATAATCACATGGGTGAATTTTGTGTAGTTATGTGATGACACTAGCAGTACGCAGGATCATGCTCTGAAATAGCAAAGAGGGATGAGGAACTCCAGCGAGAGGATGCCAGTGAGGTGGCTTAGGGCAGAAGAGCAGGCAGTGCGAAATGACTTACTTGCAGAACAAATCCAAGCTGATACAGAAGCTCTTTATGATGGTCTTCACAAGTGGAAACTTGGACCAGTATGTTTAAGATAAGAAAGCATTCACACTGAAAGCAGGCATAAATCATCAGACTCTTATTAATAAGTACCTGTTACTTATTACTTCCGAATTATCTTGAATCAGTGCTACAGTTAATGGTATCAAAAGAGGACTGAGATGCCTGCAGGTTGACCTGGAGAATGAAAATGTGGGATATACATGAACAAACTGAGACAAAACATAAATGAACATACTGTCTACAGCAGTCACAGTCTAGTTTCAAAATGGGGACTGAAAAGAATTCAAGAGTGAACTGCAGAAGGCAACAGCTTGCAAGCGCTCATGAGTAGTTGAAATAAGTGAAACTACTCATGTAAGCAAGTCTGTGCTGAAGCAAAAGGGGAAGTTGCAACATAGCTCCAAAAGAGAAAGGTGGGTCAGCTGCAGAGTGGGAATAAAAGAATCAAAAGTAGAGGTGAGCTGACAGAAATATAAGAGGAAATACATCTGtctctgtgctttttgttttatttctccccAGTATAAAGCAGCTTGACAGGTATGGTCAGCTGATCCTTGCAAACTCCACTGCAGCAGACACAGGTGAATATAGCTGCTGGCTTCAGCTGTGCAATGGTAACAAATGCAGGAAGGATGAGACTAAAACAGGTTCAACGTACATCTTTTTCACAGGTAATTAACTCGCTGGGGGATTAGTAATGGAAAAGTATTCGCTAGTAAGACAGCAATAAAGCTACATCAGCAATTTTACTGTCAAGACTTTTCTTCCAtgattttcatcttttttaatgGATGTTACGGAAGACAGTGCTGGTGAGCACAAAATTACTTGCTCAGTGTAATTTATGAGTCCATTTTTCCTATGGATTTGTGTATTCAAAATATTGCATAAtgcaagagaaagcaaataccTTTGAAAATACTAACGTGTTCTGAGgatcttaaacatttttttattagttttgtagaatttttgaaaatgtctgcataagaaaaataaatctgtgcagAAGATTCATTTTGTCATGGCATTCAGATGACCACATGGatctcccccctgcccctccaccAGTTACCTGCACTGACTTAAAAATCTTGACCTCACTGATCTCGGTAAAGCCACAGTTTCTCCCAGGAGTCTATATAGCATGTTGGGGCAACACACTGTTGTCCCACAGAGCTTGAAGTTGACTGTAGGCCCAACACTGCATGGACAGGACCATAGTAGGTAACTGTGCACAGTTTACTGCTGCTTGGTACAACAGAGCTGAAATCACATGGTTATTTTGTTCTTctcctggaaaatattttgaatggtAAAATGACCTTTGCTGCCTTATTAGAGCTAAACCATTCTTGGCTAGCAGATATTTTAGTACAAAATGCTAAGATAGGATTGTTTACAATACATTTTGGAGCTAAAATAGACTATGAGACTGTGCAGAAGCCATTTATCAGAAGTGCTTAACGTTCTGAAAATACATTCCTTTAGAAAGGCTGGAATAAACTTTTCAGTCAAGTTATTATGTAAATGCTTGTGCTAGAAAGAAGAATTTCAGCTTTATATTTCTAAGCAGCATGCCAAATACGGAAATACTCTTTAATTGTCATTctaaaagcattaaatatttcagctacTTAGAGCAGTACATCAAACATTTGCCTAAAATCATATGTATGAAAAGGCTGTAGCTCCAAAGAATATCCCTTTCTAGCAGTGCTTTTTGTACCAGTGgtggtagatttttttttttatgtgttacTCTTTGAAAGTGGGAGAGTGAACAGAATTAGATCTAGATGAGTTCCAAAGATTTTCTTAAGATTACAAAAATCTGATTACAGTGAAgaatactttgtttttctttttgatttaaCGTTTTTAATGCAAGCTATATAAATATGTACTGACAGGCTAGAAAagttgatttgatttttttttttccttttgtgtatgtgtatttaaagcaaaaagctttgGGTTAATTTTTAATGAGCAATATTTTCTCTTGTCATAATgtactttctcttctttctgttaagccaaaatgtaaatattattcTGACTTGTCATTTCTTCTGCACAGATAAAGAGGAACTTTTTGTACCTACTCCcagttattttgaaattgtttaCCTGAACCCAGATAAGCCTGCAGTCATCCCATGCCGCGTTACTACTCCTTCAGCAAAAGTAACTCTACACAGGGAGTTTCCAGCAGAAGAAATTGAAACAGATGGAACCGATATTATTTATGATGTGAAGAAGGGTTTTGTCTACCAGCACCCTACTTCTGATCATAAAGGTATAGTCTACTGCAAAGCAGAGTCACAGGGAGCACCTCAGATTTCCATCAAGTATCACCTACTGTATGTGGAAGGTAAAGTGCAGGTTTTTATATGCTTACACTGACTTGTGTCTTCTGCTGGCATtgattagaaaacaaattaaaaaaaaataaaataagtaatgTAATCACAGAGTTTTAAAATCTTGATCTAAAGCATATGTGATAAAACTTCGTAGGTTTAAATTCCATCAGTTTCCATGTGTAGAGGTGAGAGTTGCAAGTGTATATCATTTAGGTGTTGGAttaagcagaggaaaaaatttACAATTGTATTTAACTTTAGAAACTAATTTTCTGCTTCCAAACACTGTCTTTCTGTCAGTTCCCAAGGGCCCACCCTCAACCACAATTGCAGCATCATCCAATAGAGCAGAAGTCAGTGACAGCGTTCATGTGGTCTGCACCGTCCTTGGGGAGCCAGATGTAGATGTGAACTTCAGGTGGCAGTACCCACGGCAAGAGGTGAGAAATGTATGCTGTGGCTGAAATGGTTTGTCCTTCATAAAGCCAATGCTTTGAATGCCAGTCAGTGTCTAGATTTGGAGTAAAGATTCTTTCAGACTCTGGTGTCTGCTTCTTGCTAGCTTAGGCAtgctggcaggaggaggcagcacaTCCCTTTTGAACTTCAGCTCATCTTTCCCTAAGAGCTAGAAGTAGCACGGGAATGAAGCTGGAGAACTCTACCCATGTTAGCAAAAATCAGGCTCAGCAAAGGTCACTCCTTGTGTTTCCATTCCAGAGGCACTTGGCCTCTGGCAGTGTTTACAAAGAAAAGCCTCAGAAAGGCCAGCCAGCATCAGGAGGCTATTCAAGGTAAGCCGCAAAGTCTCACTGATACCTCTGCATTTGATATCCCTTTCATTTCCATGGCTTGGGCACATGAttcatcacagcacagaattcT contains:
- the PDGFRL gene encoding platelet-derived growth factor receptor-like protein isoform X3; its protein translation is MKEREPADSSLKSQSILTQVMDKGRFQKLAATLSLSAGQSIELRCKGSNVTWNYPSYLDTFKDSRLSIKQLDRYGQLILANSTAADTGEYSCWLQLCNGNKCRKDETKTGSTYIFFTDKEELFVPTPSYFEIVYLNPDKPAVIPCRVTTPSAKVTLHREFPAEEIETDGTDIIYDVKKGFVYQHPTSDHKGIVYCKAESQGAPQISIKYHLLYVEVPKGPPSTTIAASSNRAEVSDSVHVVCTVLGEPDVDVNFRWQYPRQESERPVIIQNFWRLINRGTGHTTRISKSVLVVEDFEAGDAGNYICIAQNLQGETTVATQVELN
- the PDGFRL gene encoding platelet-derived growth factor receptor-like protein isoform X1: MRLWVLLSLLLLQETLPHGSWASLLSLAVTGQPAKSKHPKEPGENKIKPVNKKVKPRTPKMKEREPADSSLKSQSILTQVMDKGRFQKLAATLSLSAGQSIELRCKGSNVTWNYPSYLDTFKDSRLSIKQLDRYGQLILANSTAADTGEYSCWLQLCNGNKCRKDETKTGSTYIFFTDKEELFVPTPSYFEIVYLNPDKPAVIPCRVTTPSAKVTLHREFPAEEIETDGTDIIYDVKKGFVYQHPTSDHKGIVYCKAESQGAPQISIKYHLLYVEVPKGPPSTTIAASSNRAEVSDSVHVVCTVLGEPDVDVNFRWQYPRQESERPVIIQNFWRLINRGTGHTTRISKSVLVVEDFEAGDAGNYICIAQNLQGETTVATQVELN
- the PDGFRL gene encoding platelet-derived growth factor receptor-like protein isoform X2, producing the protein MRLWVLLSLLLLQETLPHVTGQPAKSKHPKEPGENKIKPVNKKVKPRTPKMKEREPADSSLKSQSILTQVMDKGRFQKLAATLSLSAGQSIELRCKGSNVTWNYPSYLDTFKDSRLSIKQLDRYGQLILANSTAADTGEYSCWLQLCNGNKCRKDETKTGSTYIFFTDKEELFVPTPSYFEIVYLNPDKPAVIPCRVTTPSAKVTLHREFPAEEIETDGTDIIYDVKKGFVYQHPTSDHKGIVYCKAESQGAPQISIKYHLLYVEVPKGPPSTTIAASSNRAEVSDSVHVVCTVLGEPDVDVNFRWQYPRQESERPVIIQNFWRLINRGTGHTTRISKSVLVVEDFEAGDAGNYICIAQNLQGETTVATQVELN